The window ATCCTGTTTAATTTTATAATTTAAATTCAAGATCATGAAACTAATCATTTGCCCCACTGATTTTTCATTATCAGCCACGAATGCTATTCGTTATGCATGTGGTTTAGCTGGTGAATTCAATTCCCGAATTATCCTTGTCCATACATTTGATTCAACAGTAATGTATTCGGAGGTCGTGATGACGGCTGTTCAGTATGCCGATGATCAGTTGAGATTATCTGCGGAAAAGAAATTGAACACTTTAATGAAGAAGTTGTCAAAGGAATTTAAAAAGCTAAGCTTTGAAATCCGCGTAGTGCAAGGATTGTCTCATGAAAAAATTGTTGATCTCGCTCAGGAACTTAATGCTGATATGATCATCCTTGGTACAACCGGATCATCCAAACTGGAAAGAATGTTGATAGGAAGTACCACCGCACGGGTGATTCGTGATGCACATTGCCCGGTACTTTGCATTCCAAAAAATGCGGAGTATTCATCTATTAAGAAAATTGTTTTTTCTACCGATCTTCATGAAGATAACATCAAAGCCGCAATGATGATTACACCGTTTGCGTCAAAATTCAAAGCGGAAATAATATTTCTTTTTGTGGATGATAAACACATACTTCATGCGGAAGAAGCTGTTGAAAAAATGACCGCTAAAATCAGGAAGATGGTTAAATACCCGTCTTTATCCGGATATATTTCTAAAAACACAAAAGTTGCAAAGGGAATAGAATATTTTCTTTCAAAGAAGCCGGCGGACATCCTTGTTATGTTTACACACCCGGTTCATTTTCCGTTTACTATGTTTCATAGCAGCATGACAAATCTGATGTCGCACCAGACAAAAATTCCATTACTAGCGCTGAAGCACGAAGATCGACCAATTATGGAAGCAGTTTGATTAAGTACATTTTTTCAGAGATTATTTTGCATTCAGATAATTTTCTTTTTCTTACCAAAGATTTATTTTACAATTTTATTTAGCTGGCTTAACATAATCCCGTTTCGGGTTGGGATTATTTTAATGAGAGAAGAGGAGGCGTTTTTTTTACTTCATTAATTTCAAAAAAAAATAGTCTTAAATAACAAATATCATTGCCATTTGTTTTTTTTGTTTTATCACAGGAAACGAAGTGATTGCTGTCATTGGTGTCTGGAACTCGTTCATGGTAAATTTGTATTGTTATTTTAGTAATCGTTAATAATACAAAAACCAAAGGCCATGACACTCATTAAAAAAAGTCTTGTTGACATGCCTGCCTACCGTTCTCTGCTTTCTGATTTCTTTGACACAGAGAATTTGAATTTTGATACCATTCTTCGTAAAGAATGGTTACCTCCTGTAAATGTTCTCGATAACGAGAAGTTTTATCAAATTGAAGTTGCTGCTCCCGGACTGAAAAAGGAAGATTTTAAAATCAAAATTGAAGATGGGATTTTAACAATTTCGGCAGAAACTAAATTAGAAAAAGAAGAAAAGGAAAAGAATTTCACCCGAAAGGAATTCAATTATTCTTCTTTCCTGCGTTCTTTTACCCTTCCTGAAAATGTCATCGAAAGCGACATCAAAGCGCAATATGTTGATGGTGTGCTTCGCCTTAATCTTGCGAAAAAAGCGTTGCACGTATCCAAAGCAAAAGAAATTGCTGTGATGTAAGCTTTTTGTGCTGAATGGAGGTTCGGTTCATCCGAACCTCCTTTTCTTTTAAAACAGGTAGGAGATTCCAGCGTACATATCCAAACCTGATCCATCTATTTTCGCTATCTCATCCATTATATCAGCTGGAATAATGTTAAGTGGAATATTGTATCCGTCACTTTGTACTTTTTCGATAGAGTATTTTACATTGTAATATTTGATGCCACCGATAAATGACATCTTTTTTCGGTTGCACAATTCAAACTCTATACAACCGTGCGGTCCGGATGAATTTTTGTAATCATAAATATTGTGAGCACTTCCGGAGATTCTGCTTCCATCTATATCCATTCGTCCGGCTGAATAAAATCCATATCCTGCACCAACGTTTATACTGATCCTTCGGATACTTTTCTTTAAAAAGATCAGGTATTTTGCAGTAGGGGCAACGACAAAG of the Bacteroidota bacterium genome contains:
- a CDS encoding universal stress protein, translating into MKLIICPTDFSLSATNAIRYACGLAGEFNSRIILVHTFDSTVMYSEVVMTAVQYADDQLRLSAEKKLNTLMKKLSKEFKKLSFEIRVVQGLSHEKIVDLAQELNADMIILGTTGSSKLERMLIGSTTARVIRDAHCPVLCIPKNAEYSSIKKIVFSTDLHEDNIKAAMMITPFASKFKAEIIFLFVDDKHILHAEEAVEKMTAKIRKMVKYPSLSGYISKNTKVAKGIEYFLSKKPADILVMFTHPVHFPFTMFHSSMTNLMSHQTKIPLLALKHEDRPIMEAV
- a CDS encoding Hsp20/alpha crystallin family protein; translated protein: MTLIKKSLVDMPAYRSLLSDFFDTENLNFDTILRKEWLPPVNVLDNEKFYQIEVAAPGLKKEDFKIKIEDGILTISAETKLEKEEKEKNFTRKEFNYSSFLRSFTLPENVIESDIKAQYVDGVLRLNLAKKALHVSKAKEIAVM